One Dictyoglomus turgidum DSM 6724 DNA window includes the following coding sequences:
- a CDS encoding TlpA family protein disulfide reductase, producing MRKSLILKFLILFIFMVFFLTTSIYPKQTQISENSPALDFTLPDIKGKQYSLSSFKGNVILLNFWATWCPPCRYEVPMLDKIQKEYKDKKFKIVAVSLDSDINALRDYLKNVNVSFLVLSDKKGSVGYAYNILAIPTSFLIDKKFVVRKIYLGILPEKEFKKDLEKWLKD from the coding sequence ATGAGAAAATCTTTAATCCTTAAATTCCTGATCCTATTTATCTTTATGGTATTCTTTCTAACAACATCGATATACCCTAAACAGACACAGATCTCAGAAAATTCACCAGCACTGGACTTTACTTTGCCTGACATTAAAGGTAAGCAATATTCTCTCTCTTCTTTTAAGGGAAACGTAATATTATTAAATTTTTGGGCTACTTGGTGCCCTCCTTGTAGATATGAGGTACCTATGTTAGATAAAATACAGAAAGAGTACAAGGATAAAAAATTTAAAATAGTTGCAGTTAGCCTTGATAGTGATATAAATGCTCTTAGGGATTATTTAAAGAATGTCAATGTGAGTTTTCTTGTTCTTTCTGACAAAAAGGGAAGTGTAGGATATGCTTATAACATATTAGCTATTCCTACATCTTTTTTAATTGATAAAAAGTTCGTAGTGAGAAAGATATATCTAGGTATATTACCAGAAAAAGAATTTAAAAAGGATTTGGAAAAATGGTTAAAAGACTAA
- a CDS encoding ECF transporter S component yields MKSKKIALSAIFLALTLIMGLTRIGYITVPTPAGAATLMHIPVILSGVLLGPWIGALAGLMFGFSAVLYFSYIAPFWVLLPARPFIGIIAGLVYSFFMRYTNSQKRIKNYALIIISIVVFSFLYLSGIFILNEWFSSSLVLYPIEYSFLIALIAFLVSILITFLIKEKETKIVGLGVASFLGSITNTIGTLGLAAIAKIFPIQVIITIGIVQGIPEAILATIICPPIVLAIERFLKGSD; encoded by the coding sequence ATGAAATCCAAGAAAATTGCACTTTCCGCAATCTTCCTTGCCTTAACTCTAATCATGGGACTTACTCGTATAGGATACATAACTGTTCCAACACCTGCTGGAGCTGCGACTCTCATGCACATTCCTGTTATTCTTTCGGGTGTTCTTTTAGGTCCATGGATAGGGGCATTAGCAGGCTTAATGTTTGGATTTTCTGCTGTTTTATACTTCTCTTATATTGCTCCTTTTTGGGTACTTCTCCCTGCAAGACCCTTTATAGGAATAATAGCTGGTTTAGTTTACAGTTTTTTTATGAGATATACCAATTCTCAAAAAAGAATTAAAAATTATGCTCTAATAATTATTAGCATAGTAGTATTTTCATTTTTATATCTTTCGGGAATTTTTATACTCAATGAGTGGTTCTCAAGTTCGCTTGTTTTATATCCCATAGAGTATAGTTTCTTAATAGCGCTCATTGCTTTTTTGGTTTCGATTTTAATAACGTTTCTTATAAAAGAAAAAGAAACAAAAATTGTAGGACTTGGTGTGGCTTCTTTTTTAGGAAGTATCACTAACACCATTGGTACCTTAGGACTTGCAGCTATAGCTAAAATTTTTCCTATTCAAGTTATTATTACCATAGGAATTGTTCAAGGAATCCCTGAAGCTATTTTAGCTACTATAATATGTCCTCCCATTGTTTTAGCTATAGAAAGATTCCTTAAAGGGAGTGATTAG
- a CDS encoding 5-formyltetrahydrofolate cyclo-ligase translates to MNLDKKMLRIELREKRKKIENKEERSHQIFHNLERLLIWKEAKIINTYVSLEEEVDTKFIIYHGLIERKRIFCPIIYKEELKFGEIFSFNDLKKGTFGILQPEIPTEIDVFDLIIVPGIAFDKKGYRLGYGKGYYDKFLSRTKKGIKIGLIFDDLLLEELPHEDHDQKVDIIITENKVIEIK, encoded by the coding sequence ATGAACTTGGACAAGAAAATGTTAAGAATAGAGCTAAGAGAAAAAAGGAAAAAAATAGAGAATAAAGAAGAAAGATCCCATCAAATATTCCACAATTTGGAAAGACTTCTTATATGGAAAGAGGCAAAAATTATAAATACCTATGTGTCCTTAGAAGAAGAGGTAGATACAAAGTTTATAATCTATCATGGACTAATTGAAAGAAAGAGAATCTTCTGTCCTATAATTTACAAAGAAGAACTAAAATTTGGGGAGATATTTTCTTTTAATGACTTGAAAAAGGGAACATTTGGAATATTACAACCTGAAATTCCTACAGAGATAGATGTCTTTGATCTAATAATCGTACCTGGAATAGCTTTTGACAAGAAAGGATACAGATTAGGATATGGGAAAGGATATTATGATAAATTTCTGAGTAGAACAAAAAAAGGAATAAAAATAGGCCTCATCTTTGATGATCTCCTTTTAGAAGAATTACCTCATGAAGATCATGATCAAAAAGTAGATATAATAATAACGGAAAATAAAGTTATTGAGATAAAGTAA